From a single Lolium rigidum isolate FL_2022 chromosome 7, APGP_CSIRO_Lrig_0.1, whole genome shotgun sequence genomic region:
- the LOC124674197 gene encoding fasciclin-like arabinogalactan protein 14 → MASLRAATATLLLLTLASSAAATYTKFNITEILSESPEFSTFNSLLSKTNLSEEINNRQTITVLVVDDSAAKAITSLPADVQKNVLAVHVILDYYDPMKLDTIAKKTALLTTLFQTTGAATNRMGFLNYTQGADDQMAFGSAEPGAPLSSQLVKVVACRPYNLAVMQVSEAIIPPSIGSSGKGPDPQAKSYGSSPSPASSIEKAEGPEASVQTTEAEVEALKSSDDASALDVDDPSPPAVDAPESSQPAKSADAAKGVPTSAGNTVLVCTSFGFIGLVMLMI, encoded by the coding sequence ATGGCATCTCTAAGGGCCGCCACCGCCACACTGCTCCTCCTCACCCTCGCGTCGTCCGCCGCGGCCACATATACCAAGTTCAACATCACCGAGATCCTTAGCGAGTCCCCAGAGTTCTCGACCTTCAACAGCCTCCTCTCAAAAACGAATCTCTCCGAGGAGATCAACAATCGGCAGACCATCACCGTGCTCGTGGTAGACGATTCTGCCGCCAAGGCCATCACGTCGCTGCCCGCCGACGTGCAGAAGAACGTGCTGGCCGTGCACGTCATCCTCGACTACTACGACCCCATGAAACTCGACACCATCGCGAAGAAGACGGCGCTGCTCACCACGCTATTCCAGACGACCGGCGCCGCGACCAACCGCATGGGGTTCTTGAACTACACCCAGGGAGCGGACGACCAGATGGCGTTTGGCTCGGCCGAGCCCGGCGCACCGCTCAGCTCGCAGTTGGTGAAGGTCGTTGCTTGCCGGCCTTACAACCTCGCCGTCATGCAGGTCAGCGAAGCAATCATCCCGCCGAGCATCGGCTCATCGGGCAAGGGACCCGATCCTCAAGCGAAGTCCTACGgttcgtcgccatcgccggcatCGTCGATCGAGAAAGCGGAAGGTCCCGAAGCGAGCGTCCAGACCACCGAGGCTGAGGTTGAGGCGCTCAAATCATCCGATGATGCCAGTGCTCTAGACGTTGACGATCCTTCCCCTCCAGCTGTGGATGCACCCGAATCATCCCAACCAGCGAAGAGTGCTGACGCGGCCAAAGGCGTGCCCACCTCGGCGGGAAATACGGTGCTAGTTTGCACAAGTTTTGGGTTCATCGGGCTTGTAATGTTGATGATATAA
- the LOC124677454 gene encoding probable splicing factor 3A subunit 1 yields the protein MGTILEERRKEKLGNLEVGQPPQPPSEEQPPLPDEPEPKRLRTDDASLIPAEQFLAQHPGPARISVSVPNLDEGNLRGQVLEIPVQSLSDTVGSLKEQIAGELQLPANKQKLSVRISFLKDNLSLAYYNVGPGVVINLALRERGGRKKMSFSYANLLTGQHFQHSFSGHHGDPFCWFLYCGFLYYVFYKFSTTICTIFFSDLPMFY from the exons ATGGGCACAATtctggaggagaggaggaaggagaaaTTGGGGAATCTGGAAGTGGGGCAGCCACCtcaaccaccttccgaggagcagcCACCTCTACCTGATGAACCAGAACCTAAGAGGCTGAGAACAGATGATGCTTCTCTGATTCCAGCTGAGCAGTTCCTTGCTCAGCATCCG GGCCCTGCTCGCATCTCGGTTTCTGTACCCAACCTTGATGAAGGAAACTTGCGAGGCCAAGTTTTGGAGATCCCTGTCCAATCACTCTCAGACACAGTTGGCAGTCTGAAGGAGCAGATTGCTGGAGAGCTGCAGCTTCCTGCTAATAAGCAGAAGCTGAGTGTGAGGATTAGCTTTCTGAAAGACAATTTATCTCTTGCTTATTACAATGTTGGCCCTGGGGTGGTGATCAATCTAGCTCTGAGAGAGCGTGGTGGGAGGAAAAAAATGAGCTTTTCTTATGCCAATTTACTCACAGGGCAACACTTCCAACATAGCTTCAGTGGCCATCATGGAGACCCTTTTTGTTGGTTCCTTTATTGTGGATTCTTGTATTATGTTTTTTATAAGTTCAGCACTACAATTTGCACTATTTTTTTTTCAGACTTGCCTATGTTTTATTAA